GTCGGTCAGGGCGGGCAGCAGACCGGCCGGGTCGGGCAGCGTCACGGGGCGCAGGGTTACCGGGCGCAGGGTCACGGTTCCGTGCGTCTCCGTGGGCGCGGCGTCCCGCAGGGTGCGGGCGTGCGCGGCGTGCAGGGCGTCCAGCTGCGCGGCCAGCGCGGCCCGCTCGGTGCTCAGTGCCTCGACCCGTCCGGGCAGGCGCTCGACCGGCACGCTGAACTCCACGGCCAGTCTGCGGGCGTCGGCGTACACGCCGCTCAGGTGCGCGGCGGCTTCCTCGCCCGCCATGAAGGTCACGCGGGTCACGCCGCCCCGCACGCGCTCGGTGCGCAGGATCACGACGGGCGCGGCCATGGCGGCGCGCGGGACGTGCGTGCCGCCGCAGGCGCTCACGTCGAACGGCTCGCCCTGCCGGTCCCGGAAGATCACGAGGCGCACGTCCCCGCTGACCTTCGTCTCGCGGCGCAGCGGGTAGAGGTGCAGGGCATGGTCCGGCACGACCGGCGTGTCCAGGGTCAGGTCGGTGCGCCCCAGCGTCTCGCGCAGCAGCGCCTCGGCGGCCCGCACGTGCACCTCGGCCGGGTCGCCGCGCAGGTCCAGGGTGCATTCGGGGCCGGTCATGTTCACGGCGTCCACCGTGAATGCCGGGTTCACGCGCACGAACGCCTGGGCCAGCAGGTGCTCGGCGCTGTGCCGTTGCGAGTGCCGCCAGCGCCGCGCGGCGTCCACCTCGCCCGTGACCGGCGTGCCGACCGGGGGGGCGCCGGCGTCCAGGGTGTGCCAGATCAGGCCGGTGGTCTTCTCCTTGCGGCTGTGCGTCACGGTTGCCTCGCGGGGCTCGCCGCTTTCGCCTGCCCAGCGCAGGGTGCCGGTGTCGGCGGCCTGCCCGCCCGCTTCCGGGTACAGGGCCGTGGCGTCCAGCGCCACCTCGTGCCCGGCGGCGTGCGTGACCTGCGCGGTGAACAGGAGGTCGTGGGAAACGTGGTACAGGGCGCGGGTCATGCCGGACAGGGTACGGCACGGGGGGTCCTCGCGCCTGCACCGGCCTGAGCCCCGACAGACCTGAAGGCCATTTAAAGCCCCTTTCAAGATCCGTTCAACACTTCATTTCGGCAGCGTCAGATTCGATTCCCTACACTGGTCACATTCAACGGGACGCTGCTGGATCACAAGACCGACCGTGAATACCGAACGTCCATTCCCTGCATTCAGCGTCCGGTCCCTATACCGGAACAGGAGGTCATCATGTCGAACTTCACCATCTATATGATCGGAATCGTGGTGCTGATCGTGGCACTGTTCATCGCCGGCAACGCCTTCGCCTGGCCGCAGTCGTACACCCTGATCGGCGCCGTGGTGCTGCTCGGTCTGGGCATCCTGGCGGGCGTGACCAGCACCAAGCGCCGTGACCCCCCGGCCGGTGACCCACCCAGCGGCACGCCCCCCGTCCGCTAACACCAACCATCACCAGATGAAACCGCCCCGGCTTCAGGCTGGGGCGGTTTCATGTTGTGCGGGGCTGTGCGGCACTCATACGGACTCGGATTGAAGGGGCTACAAAGACCCTTCAATCCGAGCGGATGCGACTCGTAGAGCTGCCCCGCAGAGTGGGAGTCAAGCGGGTTCCGGACGTGGAGCTGGCAATCCGGTGAAGTCCCGGATTGTCAGCGAAACAAACGGAATCCGTATCAGCCTTTCAGGGCCTGCCACGCGGCGTTCACGGCGGCGCCCCGCTCGAAGGGCACGCCCAGGGCCGCGAAGGCGTCCTCCAGAATCCCGGCGATGCCCAGGGCGTCGTAACGGTCGGCGTAACCCATGGTGCTCACGCGGAACACGGTGTCCTCATGGGGGGCCTGTCCGGGCAGGGCGCGCTGGCCCATGTCGGCCAGTTGCGCGGCTACCTGACGGCCGGTGATGCCAGCCGGGGGTGTCAGGACCGCGACAGCCGGGCTGGTGCGCGGAGCCCAGGCGGGCGCGCCCAGCGCGGTTCCGGCGGCGATCAGGGCGTCGGTCTTGCGGCGCTGCTCGGCCCACAGGACCTCGTGCGGCACGCTCAGCAGGCGGTCCAGGGCGGTGCTCAGGGCGTAGATCAGGTTGATGGCGGGCGTCTGCGGGGTGCTGCCGGCCTTCTGCCCGGCCAGTTCGCGGGTCATGTCGAGGTAGAAGGCGTTGCCCGGATTGCGGATCATGCGCGCCTGCACCTCGGGGCTGAACAGCACGAAGCCCAGGCCCGGCGGGGTTGCGGTGCCCTTCTGGCTGCCGGAGACGATCACGTCCACGCCCCAGGCGGCGGGACGCAGTTCGGCCACGCCGTACGACGTGATGCAGTCGGCAATGATGATCAGGTCCGGGTTCTGGGCCTTCGCGGCGCCCGCGATGGCTTCCAGGTCGTGCAGGGCGCCCGTGCTGGTTTCGCTGTGCGTGATCAGCAGCGTGTGCGCGCCGCGTGCGGCGTCCGCGACCTCCTGCGGGTCGAGCACCTCGCCCCAGGGCCGGGCCACCAGTGCCGTGTCGTATCCGAAGCGCTGCGCCATCTCGCCCCAGCGTTCGCTGAACTTCCCGGCCTGGGCGTTCACGACCCGCGCGCCGGGCGGGGTGGTACTCAGCAGCGCGCCCTCGAACGCGCCGGTGCCGCTGCTGGTCGTGATGACCGCGTCGTAGGGGTCACCCAGCAGCTGCGTGAGCTTGGCGCGGGCCTCCATCAGCTTGTCGATACCGGCCTGGGCGCGGTGGTGCATCTGCGGCTGCGCCAGCTGTGCCAGCACGTCCGGCGCGACCTCGACCGGGCCGGGGGCGATCAGGCGGGTGCGGTTCAGGGGCGTGTGCTGCGTCGGGAGTGCGTCGCTCATGCCCCGCATGGTAGCCCCCGCCGCCGCCGGCCGGGCAGCGCTGTGCAGCGGAGTACCGCGCCCGTACCGGGGTGCTGATCCAGCCTGCCCCCCCGGCGGGTGTATGCCCTGCGGATGTGAGAATCCGCATCCTCATGCGGCAGATCGTGAGGACAGTGTGCAGTTCTCATGATGTAGTGGGCTGAAGATGTTGAGACTTTCCTCACCCATTACCCTCTCCCGCCGGTTTCGCACCGCCCTCCTGACCGCCGCCCTGAGTGGCCTGGGCGCAGGAACCGCCGCTCACGCCCAGGCGACCGTGCCGCTGCCCGCGGCGCCCACCGGCACGCCCCCGGCCCCCGCCACCGGCAGCGGCGTGACCCTGCCGGGCGGCGCAGTCCTCAGCCCCGACCTGATGGTCAGCAGCGCCGACGTGTTCGCCCAGCTCGTGCAGGCCGACTTCCTGAGCTGCGGGCAGGAATCGCGGCGCGACGCGACGCTGGATGAGGTCGCCGCGCGGGTCCTGCGGGGCTTCCCACTGAAAACCGAACTGAGCGGCGCCCAGTACCCCGCCAAACGCTCGGCGCAGTTCACGCTCCCGAAACTCGGGAAGGTCAGGGCCGTCGCGGACGCCCTGGCCAACCAGTGCGGGCACCGCGTCGGCTTCAGCCGCTTCGGGGTGGCCGTGCAGGGCGGACGCGCCGCGCTGGTGTACGTGCAGCCCGCGCAGTTGGACCTCAGCGACCCGCGCGAGTGGATGGTGCGGTTCATGAACATCACCAACGAGGCCCGCCGGCATGGCCAGCGCTGCGGGGACAGGCTGTTCGGCACGACCGGCCCGCTCGTCTGGCACGAACCCCTGGCCCTGAGCGCCCAGATGCACGTCGACGACATGATCCGCCTGAACTTCCGGGGGCACGTGAATCCCGAAACCGGCAGCGAACCCCTGGAGCGCGCCCGTCAGCACGGCTTCACGGGTGAAGTGGCCGGCGAGAACGCCGCGTACGACGCGATCACCCCCGAACAGGCGCTCGACACCTTGCTGAAAAGCCCCGGCCACTGCCGCACCCTCATGGACCCCGAATGGACCCAGTTCGGCGCGGCCGTGGGCAACGGCACCCCCACCAACACCTTCGCCAACTACTGGGTGCAGGCCTTCGGCCGCTGATACGGACTGCCAGCCGCGCCGCGTGGCATAGTCGGGCGCATGACGTTCTCCGACCTTGATCCGCGGACCCTGACGACCCTGGGGACCGAGGGGGCGCTGGAGGCGGCGGCCAGTCCGCGCGCCTCGGCGGACCTGCTGAGCGGCCTGTCGGCCCACCCGGACTCGCGCGTCAGGGCGCTGGTGGCCCGGCACCCGAACACCCCCACCGACATCCTGGGCGCGCTGGCCGCCGCGTACCCGGCCGACGTGCTGGCCAACCCCGGCCTGCCGCTGATGAGACTGGCCCGCCCGAACCTGCTGTCCTCGTTCCCGGCGGACAGCGTGATCGCGCTGCTGAACGCGGACGGCTCGCCCGGCTGGGTGGCAGACGCTGCGCTGCGCCACGAGGACTACGCGGTCCGCACGGCCCTGGCCGCCCGCCCCGACCTGAGCGAGGCGCGCGTGGCGGCGCTGGCCGTGGACGCCGGCTGGCAGATCCGTGAAGCCGTCGCGCGCCGCGAGGACCTGCCCGAACCGCTGGCGCGGCAACTGGCCGCCGACGACGACTACGACGTGCGCAAGGCCGTCGCGCTCCGCACGGACCTGCCCGGCGACACCCTGCGCACCCTGGTCGGCGACTCGCACGGACTGGTCCGCGCCAGCGCGGCCCGGCGACTGGACCTGCCGCTCGACTGCATCCTGACCCTCGGGACCGACAGCGACCCGGACGTCCTGGCCACCCTGGCCCGCCGCGTGGACCTGCCCCGCAGCGTCCGCGAGTGGCTCGCCACGCACGACCAACCGACCGTGCGCGCCGCCGCCCTGCAGGGCTGGACGGTCCCCGCCGCGTGGCTGGACCGCGCCGAGCTGGACGCCGACCCGGACGTGCGCGCCGCCCTGGCCCGCCGCCCCGACACGCCCCCCGCCACGCTGACCCGACTGGCCGCCGACGAGACCGAAACGGTGCGCCGCGCCGTGCTGGAACGCAACGACCTGCCCGACGAGGCCGTCCTGACGCTGGCCCGCGCGCCCGAACAGGACATCCGCCTGCACGTCGCCAGCGCCGAGCACCTCAGCCCGGCCGTCCTGGCTGCCCTGATCGGCGACCCGGACCCGAACGTGCGGACCGTCCTCGCCGTGCGGCCCGACCTGAGCGGCGACCTGCTGTCCCGACTGGCCGCCGACCCGAACCCCGAGGTGCGCCGCGCCGTCGCGTACGCCCCCGCCACCAATGCGGACATCCTGACCCGGCTGGCCGGCGACCCGAACGCCGGCGTGCGCCGCGCCGCCGCGCACCACCCCAACCTCCCGGAAGGCACGCACGCCGCCCTGGCCGCCGACCCGGACGACGGCGTGCGCCTCGCCCTCGCCGGACGCACCGACCTCTCCCCCACCCTGCGCGAACGCCTGCGCGCCGACCCGGACGCCAGCGTACGCGCCGAAGCGAGCGCATAACCGATATCCGCCTGCCCCTGGGTAACGTGAAATTCAGCGTGCGGGTCGCCATCCTCTGCACGCGCGGCGACACGCTCCTCACGAACACCGAGCCCGGCATCGGCTTTCACTACCTGCCCGGCGGGGCCCTCACCACCGGCGAGGACTCCGCCGCCGCCCGCGAATGGACGGAAGAAACAGGCCTGCCCCCCGGCCCACTGCGACTGGTCGGCGTGGTCGAGAACTTCTTCGGCCCCCCCGACCGCCGCCAGCACGAGATCGGCTTCTACTACCACACACCCGCCCCACCGGAACTGCCGGACAGCCCATTCACCGTGCAGGACAACCCCGGCGTGACCTGCCACTGGCTCCCACTGAACGCCACAGAATTTACCCCGGTCTACCCACTGGTCATCCGCGACCTGCTGGACGTTCCACCCGGCGAAATCCGCCACATCATCAACCACGAAGAGTAACAGCGCGAACCTGCGCCAGCGCCGCCCGTGCCGAAGCCCGCACCCGACTTCACGAACTCCGCCCCGGCCCGCACCACCGCCGCCGTCGCCTCCCGCTTCTGCCCACCCGACAGGAAGCACGTCAGGGTGGTCACGTTCAGCACGGCACCCCAGCCGTGCCATGGGGCTGTGGCGGTTCCCGAAGGACCCGGACATTTCACTGACGAACAACGCAGCGGAACAGAGCCTGCGGACGATGGTGATGGCAAGGAAGGTCTCGCAGTGCAGCAAAAATGCAGTGGGCGCGCAGACGTACATGCGGATCAAGTCCACCGTGGAGACCGCGCGGTTGCGCGGTCAGGACCCCGTCGCGGTCCTGACTGGACTCATGCGCTGACTGGGCGCTTGCGCTTTCGACCGACCGCTAATCACAGACGGCGAAAGTTGTGATCAGAGGTGGAAGAAGCCCTACGACCATCCCGAATGACGCACAGACCAGTAATCTTCCGAGCGAATCTTAGAGTACTCTTCTAAAGAAATTGATTTCTCGGCATGAAACTGTCTTTCACGCCGAGAAATCTCTACAGGAGGTGTTGATGCCTTTTTTCCCAACCATGTTTGGCCTAATGAACATTGACCGACTGGCACGCGGTTTACTCGATTTACAATCCCTGGAGAAGTATGCCCCTGAGGAAGATACACCCGGTCATCATTCTTACCCGGCCGAGTGGCATAGGCATAAACCCCTGCATGAGCTTGCGAAGAGTCTAGCGGATGACCTTGTGTGGCTGAATGAACGCGGCGTTTCTATGGAGGATGGATCAGAGCTGCAAGTGGACGACTTTGAACGCGCCATAAAATTCCTGCTCCGTGGCTCAAGCGATTTGGACGACTACATTGCCGTTGAGATCGCTGAGGATGACCAACTCCCCTTAACCTTAGAGCAACGTAGACACTGGGCTGTTGCCCATATAACTTTCCATGGCGACGGTTGGAATTGGAAGTTCAATTTAGGAGATACGCATCCGGCTCACCAGACGATGCAGACATTTCTGACTGCTGTGCAGCCAATGCACTGCTCAGTGATTGCAAACGTTGTTGCTCCATCGAACCCTGACCATATCCCTTACTATTTTCCTAGATACTGGACAAGGGTTTCGCGAAACTGTTTTCTTGGTCCAGAACTCACGCGGCGCCTTCCAGCAGCCCTCCTGACCGTTGAGGCTGGGCTAGCATACGTGGCGCGCCTGGGTGAGGGTGTCTGGATTACTCTGCTAGGTGATGACCGCTCCCGGGACGAAGCCGTAGAGGAACGCCATCGTCAGGCCGTGGAGCGTCTTAATGCTTTTATGCCGCCCGCTTCGCCTTTTGATCCTTCTCGTTGGTAAAAGACGGCCTAAAAGGCGCCTGAAAAGGGCTTTGGCAAGGATGTTGCTAGTTGACGCAACGTCAAGCGGATCATGACTTATTGACAACGGCGTAAGCTGACATTGCCCAGCATTACCCTGGGCTGTGAGAACGCTGGCTAGAACGTATTGCGTGCCAGCACAGGTGATGCGGATTTACGCCGGTATCAATAATACGTGTGGGCTTCGCTGACGGTGAGGTTGAACATCTCGCGCGTCTGCTGCACGGTGGTGACGTTGGCGACGTTGGCGACCAATCCGGTGGTGCCGTCGGCCTGCTTGATCGTATCCCCGATCTTGAGGTGTCCCGCGCCCACCCAGTTCCGGCTCAGGTCGCGGTGACCTTCCGGCGCGGGCCTGGGCTGGGCGGATCGGGCGGCCGGGTGCGCTGGTCTGGCACTCCGGCGCGGCGTTCAGGCGGGTGAGAGATTTGCGAATTTCACCAGGAGTTTTTTCGTTCCGGCGGTCGGGAAGTGCACCGTGACTTCCTGCCGGTCGCCGATACCGGCCACGGCGAGGACCTGTCCCTCGCCGAATTTGGGGTGGCGGACGCGTTCGCCGCCCCGGTACGCCATGCCGGCGGTGAGGGGGCTGGTGTTCTTGACGGCGCTGGCGGTGGGGACGGTGGGGCGGTAGGTTTTCCAGGTTTTGGCGCGGTACTCGACGACCTGCCCGTAGGGGTCGACGGTGTCGAAGCCGCCTTCGATTTCTTCGAGGAAGCGGCTGTCCTCGGCGGCGTTGGTTTTGCCGTACTGCATGCGATTCTCGGCAGCTGTCAGGAACAGGCGGTCCATGGCGCGGGTGATGCCGACGTAGAACAGGCGGCGTTCCTCCTCGATGCCGCCCGCCTCGGCGATGGCTCCTTTGCTGGGCAGCAGGCCTTCCTCGACGCCCACGATGAACACGACGGGGAATTCCAGGCCTTTGGCGTTGTGCATGGTCATGAGGGTCACGGCGTCTTCGGGGGTGTCCTTGTTCTCCTGTCTGGTGCGCATGTCGTCCACGCTGGAGAGCAGGGCGGCGTCGTCGAGGAAGTCACCGATGGTTCCTTCATGCTCCTGGGACCATTCCTCGGCGGCGTTCACGAGTTCGTCGAGGTTCTCGGCGCGGACCTGTCCTTCCGGGCCTTCCTGGCGGAGCAGGTCGAGGTACCCGCTGGTTTCGATCACGTAGCGCAGGAACGGGCCGGGTTCGTAGTTGTCGGCGGCGTCGCTCATGGCGTGCATCAGCGCGGCGAAATCCACGGCTTTCTGCGCGCCACGGTCGAGGATGCCGTCCGTGTCGGCGCGGGCGCAGGCTTCGAGCAGGCTGGTGCGGTGGGCGGCGGCCCAGTCGAGGAGTTTCGTGAGGGCCGTGTCGCCGATGCCGCGCCGGGGCCGCCCGATGATGCGGCGCAGGGCCACGTCGTCA
The DNA window shown above is from Deinococcus sp. LM3 and carries:
- a CDS encoding transposase; translation: MGLWRFPKDPDISLTNNAAEQSLRTMVMARKVSQCSKNAVGAQTYMRIKSTVETARLRGQDPVAVLTGLMR
- a CDS encoding aminotransferase class V-fold PLP-dependent enzyme, translating into MSDALPTQHTPLNRTRLIAPGPVEVAPDVLAQLAQPQMHHRAQAGIDKLMEARAKLTQLLGDPYDAVITTSSGTGAFEGALLSTTPPGARVVNAQAGKFSERWGEMAQRFGYDTALVARPWGEVLDPQEVADAARGAHTLLITHSETSTGALHDLEAIAGAAKAQNPDLIIIADCITSYGVAELRPAAWGVDVIVSGSQKGTATPPGLGFVLFSPEVQARMIRNPGNAFYLDMTRELAGQKAGSTPQTPAINLIYALSTALDRLLSVPHEVLWAEQRRKTDALIAAGTALGAPAWAPRTSPAVAVLTPPAGITGRQVAAQLADMGQRALPGQAPHEDTVFRVSTMGYADRYDALGIAGILEDAFAALGVPFERGAAVNAAWQALKG
- a CDS encoding CAP domain-containing protein, with the protein product MLRLSSPITLSRRFRTALLTAALSGLGAGTAAHAQATVPLPAAPTGTPPAPATGSGVTLPGGAVLSPDLMVSSADVFAQLVQADFLSCGQESRRDATLDEVAARVLRGFPLKTELSGAQYPAKRSAQFTLPKLGKVRAVADALANQCGHRVGFSRFGVAVQGGRAALVYVQPAQLDLSDPREWMVRFMNITNEARRHGQRCGDRLFGTTGPLVWHEPLALSAQMHVDDMIRLNFRGHVNPETGSEPLERARQHGFTGEVAGENAAYDAITPEQALDTLLKSPGHCRTLMDPEWTQFGAAVGNGTPTNTFANYWVQAFGR
- a CDS encoding DHHA1 domain-containing protein, whose translation is MTRALYHVSHDLLFTAQVTHAAGHEVALDATALYPEAGGQAADTGTLRWAGESGEPREATVTHSRKEKTTGLIWHTLDAGAPPVGTPVTGEVDAARRWRHSQRHSAEHLLAQAFVRVNPAFTVDAVNMTGPECTLDLRGDPAEVHVRAAEALLRETLGRTDLTLDTPVVPDHALHLYPLRRETKVSGDVRLVIFRDRQGEPFDVSACGGTHVPRAAMAAPVVILRTERVRGGVTRVTFMAGEEAAAHLSGVYADARRLAVEFSVPVERLPGRVEALSTERAALAAQLDALHAAHARTLRDAAPTETHGTVTLRPVTLRPVTLPDPAGLLPALTDLKPGEVVVAVTDAGRVGIGSAHPDVNAGGLLRAALTASGGKGGGRPDLAQGSTSDPAAFLAAVRAHLLNSD
- a CDS encoding NUDIX domain-containing protein, whose amino-acid sequence is MKFSVRVAILCTRGDTLLTNTEPGIGFHYLPGGALTTGEDSAAAREWTEETGLPPGPLRLVGVVENFFGPPDRRQHEIGFYYHTPAPPELPDSPFTVQDNPGVTCHWLPLNATEFTPVYPLVIRDLLDVPPGEIRHIINHEE